In Pseudomonas sp. PDNC002, the DNA window CGAGAACTCTGGCACAGGGTGAAGTGTCGCAGTAGCCGAATTAAATCGACGCTGGTGATCGAGAATTTGGAATAGTGGCTGGATTAGCCGGCGTGCTGAACAAAGTGCTCGATCAACCACCGCGCAGCAGGGCCGGGTGGAGTGTCCGTACGATAGATGGCGTCGAAATGGTAGATGCCACGTTCGCAGTCAGGCAGTCCCAGTCGCACCAGGCGGCCGGACGCCAGGTCATCCCGCACCATCGGCAACGGCATGTTGCCCCAGCCGACACCTTCCCTGAGCAGCATGTGCTTCGCGCCCAGGTCCGCGAGGCGCCAGGTTCGCGTGCCGATCACGGCAAAGTCCTTGCCATCGGTCAGCGGTGATCGATCCGACAGCACCAGTTGAACATGCTCGCGCCCGGCGCCCGGAGCGTTCTTGGCGGTCATTGCCAGTGGGTGGCTGGGTGCGGCGACGGGTACCAGTTCGACACTTCCGATGGCGATTCGCTCGATGCCATCGATATTGCCTTCCAGCGGGCCGCTCACCCCGACACTGGCTCCACGATTGAGCACGAGCTGCGTGACGGCACCCAGAGCCTCCATATGCAGGTGCAGAGAGACCGTCGGAAAGTGCTCTTGAAATGACTTCAGGGCATACACCACGCGCTCGGCTGGGAGCATTACGTCGAGCACCAGGTGAAGCTCCGCCTCCAGCCCATGCAACAAACCCTTCACCTTGGCGCGCAGGCCGCTGACGCCGTTGGCGATGGTGCGTGCCTCGGCGAGTACGGTGCGCCCGGCTTCGGTCAACTGCGGTTTGCGGGTGGTCTGCCGGTCAAACAACTGAACCCCGAGCTGCATTTCAAGGTTGGCTATCGAATAGCTGATGACCGATGTAGCCCGGCTCAGCTTGCGTGCCGCTGCGGCAAAACTGCCCACCTCGACCACGGTGAGAAACACCCTCAGTTGATCGAGGGTCGGGGTGCCTGGGTCGGAGATCATGGGGTGTCCTCGGGCAGTGGTTAAGCCGTTTCGTGATCGGTTGGGTACAGGAGCATTTCCAAATTCTAGAACGTAATCGTCGAAATTAGCCGGCTATTCAGATGCTAGGGCTAGTGCCAGACTTTTTCTCAATGCGGCGCGCCATGGTGGATGCGCCCATCTCTCTGGTGGAAAACCCCATGTCCCATTCTGCTGCAACTACTTCCCAAGACACCCCTGAACTGTCCCGTGCCGCTGTGACCACAGCGACTGCGGCGTTCGTCGGCCGCGTGCTGCTCAGCGCCATCTTCATCCTTTCCGGCCTGTCCAAACTGGGCGCCCCGGCGATGATGATCGGCTACATCGGCTCGGTGGGCTTACCGTTCCCGCAACTGGCACTGATTGTCGCCATCGCCGTCGAGATCGTTGGTGGGATCGCCTTGATCGCGGGTTACCGCACACGCACCGTTGCGTGGGTGCTGGCTGCTTTCAGCGTGATCACTGCGTTGGCTTTCCATAACAGCCTGGGCGATCAGAATCAGTTCATTCATTTCTTCAAGAACCTCGCCATGGCGGGTGGCCTGCTCCAGGTCGCTGCGTTTGGTGCAGGTCGCTTCAGCCTCGACGCCCGTCGTCGTTGAGTGCATCGCGCCGTACCAGCTGAGGCTTGCGGCGCCGATGTGATTCCTTTCTTTGCCACTTTTTCAGGAACACCGATGAAGGCCATACGAGTGCAGGAATACGGCAGCCCGGCGGGGCTGCAGCTGGAGGAAGTTACCGACCCGGTCGCCGGGAAGGGTGAGGTGCTGATCGACGTAGAGGGTGCTGCGGTCAACCCGATCGACTGGAAAATACTCTCCGGCTCGAAGAGGGAGGTGATTCCGCTGGCGTTGCCGTACACCCCTGGCGTCGAGGTTGCCGGCACCGTTGCCGCCATCGGTCCGGATGTAACGGGCTTCGCGATTGGAGATGCAGTCTTCGGTTTCATCGGCATTGCGGGTGGGTACGCCACCAAAGCCGTTGTGCCGGCTGAGCGATTGGCACTGGTTCCGCGCAGTTTGTCCAACGTGCAGGCAAGCGGAGTGGCGGCTGCGGCGCTTACGGCTTGGCAAGCGTTGCATGAGCACGCAGGCATAAAGCCGGGGCAGACCGTCCTGATTCATGGCGCCGCGGGTGGTGTCGGGAGCATGGCCGTTCAGCTGGCGCGACACGCTGGTGCAACGGTTATCGCGACGGCCTCTACCAGCAAGCACGCCTACCTGGAGGAACTCGGTGCGCACCAATTGATCGACTACCGCCTCCAGCCATTCGAAAAAGTTGTGGCAGATGTAGACGTGGTGCTGGATCTCATTGGTGGCGAGACTCAAGCACGCTCCTGGCAGGTCTTGAAGCCCGGCGGGGTGTTGGTGTCTCCGGTCAGCGCTCCCAACCCGGAGTTGGCCAGAGTTCACGCGGTGCAAGCAAAGCACTTTGCCACGCGGCCGGATGGCTTGCAGTTGAGCGCCATCGCTGAGCTGTTCAATGCCGGACACCTGCAGGTCGAGGTCGAAACATTCGCTCTCTCGCAGGCTCAGCATGCCGTGGAAAAGAGCATGGCTGGCCACGCACGCGGAAAGATCGTGCTCGATACCCGGCGCTGAACAGAGAGAC includes these proteins:
- a CDS encoding LysR family transcriptional regulator, whose translation is MISDPGTPTLDQLRVFLTVVEVGSFAAAARKLSRATSVISYSIANLEMQLGVQLFDRQTTRKPQLTEAGRTVLAEARTIANGVSGLRAKVKGLLHGLEAELHLVLDVMLPAERVVYALKSFQEHFPTVSLHLHMEALGAVTQLVLNRGASVGVSGPLEGNIDGIERIAIGSVELVPVAAPSHPLAMTAKNAPGAGREHVQLVLSDRSPLTDGKDFAVIGTRTWRLADLGAKHMLLREGVGWGNMPLPMVRDDLASGRLVRLGLPDCERGIYHFDAIYRTDTPPGPAARWLIEHFVQHAG
- a CDS encoding DoxX family protein, with product MSHSAATTSQDTPELSRAAVTTATAAFVGRVLLSAIFILSGLSKLGAPAMMIGYIGSVGLPFPQLALIVAIAVEIVGGIALIAGYRTRTVAWVLAAFSVITALAFHNSLGDQNQFIHFFKNLAMAGGLLQVAAFGAGRFSLDARRR
- a CDS encoding NADP-dependent oxidoreductase encodes the protein MKAIRVQEYGSPAGLQLEEVTDPVAGKGEVLIDVEGAAVNPIDWKILSGSKREVIPLALPYTPGVEVAGTVAAIGPDVTGFAIGDAVFGFIGIAGGYATKAVVPAERLALVPRSLSNVQASGVAAAALTAWQALHEHAGIKPGQTVLIHGAAGGVGSMAVQLARHAGATVIATASTSKHAYLEELGAHQLIDYRLQPFEKVVADVDVVLDLIGGETQARSWQVLKPGGVLVSPVSAPNPELARVHAVQAKHFATRPDGLQLSAIAELFNAGHLQVEVETFALSQAQHAVEKSMAGHARGKIVLDTRR